A region of Micromonospora chokoriensis DNA encodes the following proteins:
- a CDS encoding tyrosine-type recombinase/integrase, giving the protein MAVGGLFGEVDPALARVTVGDWAARWFANQVQLKPSTRQRYGSLLRRQVLPVWERVPLSAVTHADVGEWVRRMTQAGLAPSTVRQAHRVFSLLLALAVRDGRLTRNVAAGVRLPRAGRSEKVFLTHGQVGELAAAAEPRGLIIRVLAYTGLRWGELAALRIRRVDLVKRRLLVAQSVTEVNGRAVFGTPKTHQRRSVPLPRFLVEPIAAQIAGRAGDELVFTSPAGDVLRNNNFRRRVFDRAAESIGLAGLTPHELRHTAASLAVAEGANVKAVQRMLGHASAAMTLDVYADLFEDDLDQVADRLDRAAGRAAADSVRTEGVGPDLDAVRPDRRQHG; this is encoded by the coding sequence GTGGCAGTCGGCGGCTTGTTTGGTGAGGTCGATCCGGCTCTCGCGCGGGTCACGGTTGGGGACTGGGCCGCTCGGTGGTTCGCCAATCAGGTGCAGCTCAAGCCGTCGACTCGCCAGCGGTACGGCAGTCTGCTGCGGAGGCAGGTGCTTCCGGTGTGGGAACGCGTCCCGCTTTCGGCAGTCACGCATGCTGACGTTGGCGAGTGGGTACGCCGCATGACGCAGGCCGGTCTTGCGCCGTCCACCGTTCGGCAAGCCCACCGGGTGTTCTCGCTCCTGCTGGCCCTGGCGGTTCGGGACGGCCGGTTGACTCGCAACGTCGCGGCCGGTGTGCGGCTGCCCCGGGCCGGACGGTCGGAGAAGGTGTTCCTGACGCACGGCCAAGTGGGCGAGCTGGCGGCGGCGGCAGAACCGCGCGGGCTGATCATCCGGGTACTGGCCTACACCGGGCTGCGCTGGGGCGAACTGGCCGCGCTTCGGATCCGCCGGGTGGACCTGGTGAAGCGCCGGCTGTTGGTCGCGCAGTCAGTGACCGAGGTCAACGGTCGGGCGGTGTTCGGCACGCCCAAGACGCACCAACGCCGGTCGGTGCCGCTCCCCCGCTTCCTGGTCGAGCCGATCGCCGCGCAGATCGCCGGCCGTGCGGGTGACGAGCTGGTATTCACCTCCCCGGCCGGCGACGTGCTGCGCAACAACAACTTCCGTCGCCGCGTCTTCGACCGGGCTGCGGAGTCGATCGGTCTCGCCGGCCTGACTCCGCACGAGCTGCGGCACACGGCGGCCAGTCTCGCCGTGGCCGAGGGCGCCAACGTCAAAGCGGTGCAGCGGATGCTCGGGCACGCCTCGGCGGCCATGACGCTGGACGTGTACGCGGACCTGTTCGAGGACGACCTGGACCAGGTGGCGGATCGCCTCGACCGGGCGGCGGGTCGTGCTGCTGCGGACTCAGTGCGGACTGAGGGCGTCGGCCCAGACCTCGACGCGGTGCGCCCGGATCGTCGGCAGCATGGCTGA